The Brachypodium distachyon strain Bd21 chromosome 4, Brachypodium_distachyon_v3.0, whole genome shotgun sequence nucleotide sequence TGGTAGATAGGCATGTAAAACCAGAGGTGATGTAATGCAGGGCAAGTTGTGTGAAATTAAGAAAGCAGCACATTGCTTGACCTGGACAATTACTGCCTAAACAATTATATCCATGTAACACATCTCAAGGATGGTCCCAGAAACTAAGACAATCTAAGGCCTATATGACTAAAACTAGCTAAGAGAGTTTTCTCAGCCAAACGTAACTAGATAAGGCAGAAATTAAACAAAACGCGGTTAGTAGCCTAATTACAGTGAGAGAAAAATAACTCCCTGGCAAATAATGGTCAATAACAAACAGTAGTTAACCTGAAAAGGTGGACAACCTTTTCCTCTTTCTGTTCTTCTTTGGGGTCAAATCTCTTTGGGTGCTGCCATTGGAATGAGGAAGAACACGCATGGGGCTGGTGCGCCTAAGAGCTgttcttctccctctcttgTTTGACCACTGAATTGGCAATTTGCCTGCAACCTGGGCAATACCATCAGATGTAGCAAGCTCGGACACTTTTTGTATCCTCTCCTGCATTTGCATAACCCATGCTACTGACAGATCAAGTGAGAATGAATCATCCACTGGTTTTTGCCACAGATCAAGGAGGACGTGCTGGAACGATTGAAATGACAGCGAGGGTTGGAAATCCTTGCGTGGTGCACAGATCATGTTAACTTTTATGATGTGCTTACATAGGTTACCCTGCATCGACCATGAACAATCACACAGAGAAAATTCAGACCCAGCATTCCATACAATCCTCATTTGACTAGCATCCTTCTGGCTTGCCACCTTGGCTGAAAGAGGTTCTTTGTCATCAAAAACAACAGAATCATCAGGTATCTGCACCGCCCTTTGCCATGAAGTGGATGCAATGTACTCTGCTTTCACCTGAGGAAATGAACCACTCTCATCTGCATATAGGTTGAGCCAGTAGCCTGAATGGAGCTCTGTTGTGAGCTTGTGCACCAACCAGTCGACACGTTGGAGAGCATCAAGTTGTGAATCATCATATGCTTTAAGCTTGAGCTTTAGATGGTAACCCTCAATAGCACCACAGGATTCCTGACTTGCTAGTGGTAAATTTCTGATGGTATCAATCCACATGTCTGGATGGGGCAATGGCATGCAAAGGAACATTGTTAGCACCTAGACAAGGATTAAGAATTCAATGTACATTTTGAAACTACTAACTAAGATTCTTACCCAATTTGGGAACCCAAAATGACTTGAAATACTGTATGAATGTGGTTTGGTCAACAAAGTCTTGAAACAATTTCTCCAGAGCATCCATGGGATTTTTCTCGCTCCAGATACTGTACATGAATTTTCCTAGTATTGTAAATATTTCACACTGCACCTCAGAgttgctgcatttttttattatatttttaaGCCAGGTTCTCCTTATATGCCATAAGGAAAATAAAATCGGGCAAGAGAACACGTTCCTGAAAAAAGGGACACATTTCGTCATGATACTAGCTACTAGTATCTAAACTTCAAGAAAATTGACAGTTAGAAGCATGTGCCAGAATCTATGCTATACCTGATTGGGTCCAGCTCTGAGGTCGGATCATCAATTATAAAACCACCAATTCTCCAGGTGGAATCAACATAATGTATTCTATCCGTAAGTGCTTTCATCCATCTCAAAGTGTCCTGCTTGGTAACTGATCGGGTGATAACCCATGCAACAGGTAGAGCATGTTGTCTTGAATCAAATACAAGGAGTGTGTGCAATGGGTACTGCAGCAAAGAGTAGAATGTCAAACAAATGAT carries:
- the LOC100828723 gene encoding uncharacterized protein LOC100828723, which encodes MGEDTEVLQSVSDLPVQDPPGEEFSAADLRWVKYASSEHHCDDVALIPYDRTEAFISGECNNPEYPTRFHIERGRKRERGSLKEFRSDEYLLYRMYWCSFGPENYGEGGAILPSRKYRLNTRNRAARPQSMRGCTCHFAIKRLYARPSLALIIYHERRHVNKSGFVCHGPLDRDAIGPGARRVPYVGSEIQQQTMSLIYLGVPEENILQTHIEGIQRYCGSDAKVDSLASQYVHKLGMIIKRSTHELDLDDQASIRMWVDRNKKSVFFHQDATETDAFVLGIQTEWQLQQMIRFGHQGLLASHSSFGISKLKYPLHTLLVFDSRQHALPVAWVITRSVTKQDTLRWMKALTDRIHYVDSTWRIGGFIIDDPTSELDPIRNVFSCPILFSLWHIRRTWLKNIIKKCSNSEVQCEIFTILGKFMYSIWSEKNPMDALEKLFQDFVDQTTFIQYFKSFWVPKLDMWIDTIRNLPLASQESCGAIEGYHLKLKLKAYDDSQLDALQRVDWLVHKLTTELHSGYWLNLYADESGSFPQVKAEYIASTSWQRAVQIPDDSVVFDDKEPLSAKVASQKDASQMRIVWNAGSEFSLCDCSWSMQGNLCKHIIKVNMICAPRKDFQPSLSFQSFQHVLLDLWQKPVDDSFSLDLSVAWVMQMQERIQKVSELATSDGIAQVAGKLPIQWSNKRGRRTALRRTSPMRVLPHSNGSTQRDLTPKKNRKRKRLSTFSG